One Actinosynnema pretiosum DNA segment encodes these proteins:
- a CDS encoding peptidoglycan D,D-transpeptidase FtsI family protein gives MNTPLRRVGVAMMVMMMILLANATYVQVIKAEEYRTNAYNVRGRLEMLSRERGSIIAADGTPLATVTPIPDKDRWQRVYANGPMYLPVTGYLSNTYGSNGLERAENDLLIGEDDRLFTRRLSDLITGRDPKGASLQVTINPKAQQAAYEALGDRTGAVVAIEPKTGKILALVSTPSFDPNKLAVQDGEEEKAYWAEVTQDNAAQPDANRALSWTYPPGSTFKLVVAAAGLEEGMDKSTQVDARPTITLPGTNTELPNFNGNNCNNGVNATLEQAIAESCNTAFAKLAGDLGTAKLREQAAKFGIDDQKFQVPMTTAASTIGPIPDQAALFQTGIGQRDVQVTPLANAVMVATIANKGVRMKPYLVDKILGTDTATVDETKPDEVEEAMSEDSAQLLTEMMIAAENKAGGTGKLSNIQIASKTGTAEWGAGSTPNPHAWYTAFAPANDPQIALAVIVEKSGGQSGGNATGGRVAAPIGRAVISSYLGSR, from the coding sequence ATGAACACCCCGCTCCGCCGAGTCGGCGTCGCGATGATGGTCATGATGATGATCCTGCTCGCGAACGCGACGTACGTGCAGGTGATCAAGGCCGAGGAGTACCGGACCAACGCGTACAACGTCCGGGGCAGGCTGGAGATGCTCTCCCGCGAGCGCGGCAGCATCATCGCCGCGGACGGGACGCCGCTGGCCACGGTCACGCCGATCCCGGACAAGGACCGCTGGCAGCGGGTCTACGCCAACGGGCCGATGTACCTGCCGGTGACCGGCTACCTGTCCAACACCTACGGCTCCAACGGGCTGGAGCGGGCCGAGAACGACCTGCTGATCGGCGAGGACGACCGGCTGTTCACGCGCAGGCTGTCCGACCTGATCACCGGCCGCGACCCCAAGGGCGCGAGCCTCCAGGTGACGATCAACCCGAAGGCGCAGCAGGCCGCGTACGAGGCGCTGGGCGACCGGACCGGCGCGGTCGTGGCGATCGAGCCGAAGACCGGCAAGATCCTGGCGCTGGTGAGCACGCCCTCGTTCGACCCGAACAAGCTGGCCGTGCAGGACGGCGAGGAGGAGAAGGCGTACTGGGCCGAGGTCACCCAGGACAACGCGGCGCAGCCCGACGCCAACCGCGCCCTGTCCTGGACCTACCCGCCCGGCTCGACGTTCAAGCTGGTCGTGGCGGCGGCGGGCCTGGAAGAGGGCATGGACAAGTCGACCCAGGTCGACGCGCGCCCCACCATCACGCTGCCCGGCACGAACACCGAGCTGCCGAACTTCAACGGCAACAACTGCAACAACGGCGTCAACGCGACGCTGGAGCAGGCGATCGCCGAGTCGTGCAACACCGCGTTCGCGAAGCTGGCGGGCGACCTCGGCACCGCGAAGCTGCGCGAGCAGGCGGCGAAGTTCGGCATCGACGACCAGAAGTTCCAGGTCCCGATGACCACGGCGGCCTCCACGATCGGCCCGATCCCGGACCAGGCGGCGCTCTTCCAGACCGGCATCGGCCAGCGCGACGTCCAGGTGACCCCGCTGGCGAACGCGGTGATGGTCGCGACCATCGCCAACAAGGGCGTCCGGATGAAGCCGTACCTGGTGGACAAGATCCTCGGCACCGACACGGCCACCGTCGACGAGACGAAGCCGGACGAGGTCGAGGAGGCCATGTCCGAGGACAGCGCCCAGCTGCTGACCGAGATGATGATCGCCGCCGAGAACAAGGCGGGCGGCACGGGCAAGCTCAGCAACATCCAGATCGCCTCGAAGACCGGCACCGCCGAGTGGGGCGCGGGCTCGACCCCGAACCCGCACGCCTGGTACACCGCGTTCGCCCCGGCGAACGACCCGCAGATCGCGCTCGCCGTCATCGTCGAGAAGAGCGGCGGCCAGAGCGGCGGCAACGCGACCGGCGGCCGGGTGGCCGCGCCGATCGGCCGCGCGGTGATCAGCAGCTACCTCGGGAGCAGGTGA
- a CDS encoding FtsW/RodA/SpoVE family cell cycle protein, translating to MGSPGTGAGDTPLARASGTSPGLKPPPTKRSTELFLLAFGAVLVTAALVLVEANQEKELSLNIIWYGLAYLVMLAVTHLAVRTWAPYADPVILPCVTLLNGIGLVMIHRIDLGMADVVVDGEAWSAAAPKQVMWTGLSLVLFCAALKLLKDHRTLAKFGYVSGLIGLVALILPGVLPGFIAPTINGAKIWLRFGGVSIQPGEFAKILLMVFFAAFLVSKRDLFTIAGRRFLGMDLPRARDLGPLIAVWAVVVSVMVLQKDLGSSLLFFGIVLVLLYVATERAVWIIIGTALFMGAAVAAWRMFTHVQTRVDNWVDPFADPSGAGYQIVQSLFGFGTGGLFGAGLGGGRPDQIPEANTDFIAAVIGEELGLVGLTAVLLLYTVFALRGLRNALAVRDTFGKLLGGGLAFAVAFQVFIIIGGVMKLIPMTGITAPFLSKGGSSLLANYVLVALLLRISDAARSPQAPVKPRVQQPAIADQFTVMVERPK from the coding sequence GGGTTGAAACCGCCACCCACCAAGCGGAGCACCGAGCTCTTCCTCCTGGCCTTCGGCGCGGTGCTGGTCACCGCCGCCCTGGTGCTGGTCGAGGCCAACCAGGAGAAGGAGCTCTCGCTCAACATCATCTGGTACGGCCTGGCCTACCTGGTGATGCTGGCCGTGACCCACCTCGCGGTGCGGACCTGGGCGCCCTACGCGGACCCGGTGATCCTGCCGTGCGTCACGCTGCTGAACGGGATCGGCCTGGTGATGATCCACCGGATCGACCTGGGCATGGCCGACGTGGTCGTCGACGGGGAGGCCTGGTCGGCCGCCGCGCCGAAGCAGGTCATGTGGACGGGCCTGTCGCTGGTGCTGTTCTGCGCGGCGCTCAAGCTGCTCAAGGACCACCGCACGCTGGCCAAGTTCGGCTACGTCTCGGGCCTGATCGGCCTGGTCGCGCTGATCCTGCCCGGCGTGCTGCCCGGCTTCATCGCGCCGACGATCAACGGCGCGAAGATCTGGCTGCGCTTCGGCGGCGTCTCGATCCAGCCGGGCGAGTTCGCGAAGATCCTGCTGATGGTCTTCTTCGCGGCCTTCCTGGTCTCGAAGCGGGACCTGTTCACCATCGCGGGCCGCCGGTTCCTCGGCATGGACCTGCCGCGCGCCCGCGACCTCGGCCCGCTGATCGCCGTGTGGGCGGTCGTGGTGTCGGTCATGGTGCTGCAGAAGGACCTCGGCTCGTCGCTGCTGTTCTTCGGCATCGTGCTGGTGCTGCTGTACGTGGCGACCGAGCGCGCGGTGTGGATCATCATCGGCACCGCCCTGTTCATGGGCGCCGCGGTCGCGGCCTGGCGGATGTTCACGCACGTGCAGACCCGCGTGGACAACTGGGTCGACCCGTTCGCGGACCCGTCGGGAGCCGGCTACCAGATCGTGCAGTCGCTGTTCGGCTTCGGCACGGGCGGCCTGTTCGGCGCCGGGCTCGGCGGCGGGCGCCCCGACCAGATCCCCGAGGCGAACACCGACTTCATCGCCGCCGTGATCGGCGAGGAGCTGGGGCTCGTCGGCCTCACCGCCGTGCTGCTGCTCTACACGGTGTTCGCGCTGCGCGGCCTGCGCAACGCGCTGGCGGTGCGCGACACGTTCGGCAAGCTGCTCGGCGGCGGCCTCGCGTTCGCGGTGGCGTTCCAGGTCTTCATCATCATCGGCGGCGTCATGAAGCTGATCCCGATGACCGGCATCACCGCCCCGTTCCTGTCCAAGGGCGGCTCCTCGCTGCTCGCCAACTACGTCCTGGTAGCGCTGCTGCTGCGCATCTCCGACGCCGCGCGGTCCCCGCAGGCGCCGGTGAAGCCGCGCGTGCAGCAGCCCGCGATCGCCGACCAGTTCACTGTCATGGTGGAGCGACCGAAATGA